The sequence CATCATAAGGGGACGGTGATGGAACCCCATTCTGAAGTCCACCCATACACAGCCACATAAGCATTTATAAACATTTGGTGGTAAAATTTTCCCTTCGCAACATTTGGACAAGTAATTTACTGTTATCGAAATAATCACAAGATGTAACCAACACAATTAACACGAAGTCCCTAAGCCACACTTGCGTTCGACGAACAAACTTAGAATCAAGTGGAGGAAAACAAGAATTTCATATAATAACGTTTATCTCCTTCCCACGATCAAATACCCTGCGGAGAGAATCAAACATAAGGAAGAAACATTTATCAACGAAAATTTTATAACACACCTTATCCATTTTGAGCCGCAAGAGGAAATCAATTCCTACACTACTCAAACTTCCAGGTTCACTGTcaggcattttatcaaacaacATCCAAGCAGTACTAATAGCACCACCTTTAGCTAAATTACAAGCAACTGTTTCACTAAACAACCCATCTGAATGATACCCCTGTTTGTGAACCAGCTCATGAACAAGACTTCCATTGTAGTTGGCCGTTGAAATTGAGCAAACATATAGTGCAAAAGAACATGAAGTAATGgaataaaaaccaaatttataaATTCCAGCTAAGTAAGAAAAGCGTTTAAGGAGTTGTAAATCTTTTCCACGATCAAACAATAACCGAGAATAATCAGGAAGAATAGAAAAACAAACTTTACCCATTTTAATGTGATTATTCTTATCAAAATAAATTACCGAAGTGTCATCGATTCCTTTAAATTCAAAACTCGCAATATCAGTGGAAGCATCAACTTCGTTTTCTGCAAAGGAAAATGAAGGAATATACTCCAATTCGAGAATCCTTTTCGTCATCACCAAAAGGAGGAATTGATTCGATTTCCTCAGATGGAGAGACAGTGAAATCCCCGATTGAATTAGTAGACTCTTCCATGTTTGATGGCTGGTATAGATCGACTCCAAGAAGATTTAGAATACGATCCATTTTTGCATTCATGGAACTTAGCACAAATTTGATTTCATTGATTGAATCCGTGTTTTGAGTAACGGTAGTTGAGATTTCTTGAAGCTTTTCTGTGGTAGCCATGGTTACAGGTTCCAGGATGagaatctgataccaattgtcatgtacctgaGTACAATGACAAGGTTTGGGGATagattgaggataaacctctctcaATTCCGAATAATTGAGCTTCTCTGAGTTCAAAGAACACAGCCTAAGAAGAACAAAGTTCTAATttgattaataatttgattgtcGTTCTCATTACAGACTCCGACTCCTTATAACTAGTTTTCCTCTAACTAGATATGACGATCCTAAGCCTCACAGATGGTCACatcccaaccatcaattacaACTATCATTAACTAATAATCATCTCTAATTAACTACTAACAACAATTAATATTAAAGACTAGTTACCATCCTGATTATGATAAGGGCCACTCTCCTCTCTTATGCAGGTACATGACAGTTGTCGTAGaccaccataccaataccccatgaAGAATCTCCCACGTGATGTATTTTGATATttcttaggtatttttgatgaatcgTAGATATCATCTTAATTAGGCTAAATCATAGCCATTGATATGCCATATGTTTAGGGTCCAATCGTGCCTTGTTGTGGCATAAGTTATTATGGCTGAAAATAGTGCACAAAGTTTTTCCATGGCTTTGGACACAACTATGATGACCGATAACGACGCACGGCGTAGTGCCAGAGCCTTGGCCTAAGCTGTGATGACCGATAATGACGCATGACATAATGTCGTGGACTTGGCCTAAGCTATAAAGGCCGATAACGACGCACGGCTAGGTGTCATGGCCTTGGCCTAGGCTTCCAAGGCCGAGAATCGCATGTCTACGTGCTATGGCCTTGACCTAAGCTGCCGAAGACGTGATTGTCATACGGCTACGTGTTATGGCCTTGTCCTAGCTTCCAAGGCCTAGAAGGACGCACGCTACGTGCTATGACCTTGTCATAAGCTGCCAAGGCCGTAATTATTGCACATATACGTCTATGGCCTTAGCCTAGGCTGTCAAGGCCGAGAATGACGCACAGCTGCGTGTTATGGACTTGTCTTAAGCTGCTAAGGACGTGATTGTCGCATGGATACGTTTTATGACCTTGTCCGAGAATGACGCACGGCTACGTGATATGGCCTTGGCCTAAGCTTCCAAGGCGGTGATTGTCGCACGGCTACGTGTTATGGCCTTGTCCTAGGCTGCCAATGCCGAGAATGACGCACGACTACGTGATATGGCCTTGGCCTAAGCTTCCAAGGCCGTGATTGTCACACGACTACGTGCTATGGCCTTGGCCTACGCTGCCAAGGCCAAGAATAACGCATGTCTATGTGTTATGGCCTTGGCCTAAGCTGTAAAAGTCATGATTTTCACACGGATACGTGCTATGACCTTGGCCTAGGCTGCCAAGGCAGTGATTTTCGCACGGCTACGTGCTATGGCCTTGGCCTAAGTTGCCAAGGCCGTGATTGTCGTACGTCTACGTGCTATGAACTTGGCATAGGCTGCCAAGGCCGAGAATGACGCACGACTACGTGATATGGACTTGGCCTAAGCTTCCAAGGCGGTGATTGTCGCACGACCACGTGCTATGGCCTTGTCCTAGGCTTACAAGGCCGAGAATGACGCACAGCTACGTGGTATGGCCTTGGCCTAAGCTGCTAAGGTCGTGATTGTCGCACGGATACGTGCTATGACCTTGTCCTAGGCTACGAAGGCCGAGAATGACGCGCGACTACATGTTATGGCCTTGGCCTAAGCTACCAAGGCCGTGATTGTCGTACAGCTACATGCTATGGGTTTAGTCTAAGCTTCCAAGGCCATGATTGTCGCACGACTACCTGCTATAGCCTTGGCCTAGGCTGCCAAGGTCGAGAATGACGCACAGCTACGTGCTATGGCCTTGGTTTATGCTGCCCATGCCGTGATTTTCGCACGACTACGTGTTATGGACTTATCCTAGGCTGCCAAGGCTGAGAATGACGCACGGCTACATGCTATGGCCTTGGCCTAAGCTGCTAAGGCCGTGATTATAGCACGGTACGTGCTATGGTCTTGGCCTGGGCTTCCAAGGATGCATGTGGCATGGTGTCACGGCTTGTGTTGTAGCGCTATGGCGGATATGCCACATGCCAGTTTTGCCAAATTGTTTTGTGGACCTTGTCAGTTGTTTTGATATGATTTTCTCCGAGCTATTAGTCCATTTTCTTGGCCGAAGTGTTGTAATCCATAATGGCTATACCATGGCCTTAGCTACAACTGGCTGAGGTGCTTTATGAGATATGCGGTGTATGCCATGGGCTTGGCCATGCCTGGCCAATATGCCGCGATGCTTATGATGTGATCATCATATAGCTACAATCTAGGGTTTGATTCCACGACAATACGCCAAGCCTAGATTTGAGGTTTCAATGTTATTCCAGTATGAATTTGAATACGATAGTGCCGCTATAGCATGTTCAAGGAACCCGACCGTGGGAGTTTGCGACTTGAGACGATACTGATATGACCGTGCGTCAAATAGGATACCCTTAGTAGCATGTTAATTCAAGAATGGCGTGAATCCTATCTTGAATATGAATAATGCCATGTATATAGCATAAAAGGTGCATATACTGGCACACGTGAAATAACAAGGTTTCTGCTGGGGAAAGACTTGAAATTTGGCATGCAAATACACTTTTAAAATAGTTATAGGACGACTGGGTCCGATAATTGAATACGCTTTATTGATTCTCTTGCGGATATAAACCTATTCATCACAAATTTCCTAATCCTGATGTCAGGTCAGGGATATTCATTGTGTTTATGCAAATAGGGCAGGGCCAATTTACCGTGGACGCCCTTGTCAAAAACTCACCATCAACATGGATTAATGAGATATAAGTCTTTTTCAAATGCTTCAACatatgttcaaaaaaaaaaacctcttaACCATATCACATACATCAACACCAACTATGTTCCATTGAGATTTGTAAAATCCATCTTGAAAACCTTCAGGACCAGGATCAGACCAATTTTCCATTCGTTTAAGAGTTTAAGAAGCTGTCTCTCATCTTCTACGATAATTAAAGTAGGTAGATGAGAATAATGTTGTTCTTCAATATGAGGTATGCTAGAAATACTTACATCTTTAAAATGCTTAGTGAAAATATTAGAGATATCCTCTCTTGAATGAATCCAGTTACCTTCAGAGTCCTTCAAGGCATCTACAATGTTTATGGCTCTCTTTCTATTTGTCAAAGTATGAAAATATTTGGTGTAATACTCCATATATATCTTTGAAAAAATTATCCCTAGACTTTTGTTTGTTGAATTCAGTTTGTATTTTATGCCATTTATCTAACTCTCTGCTAACCTCTTCAACTTTAGAAGTATTCTCTCTTGAAAATGGAAGTGCTTGAATTTCAGACAGCTTTTGCAAATTATCAACATTCTGGTTTAGAAAGAGCTATTCTTGTGAATTATAATCTCTTAATGAATTTATATCCCGAAGAACCTTGAACTGACCTTTCCCAAGCTTTTGATATCTCATCAGCACAACTTCTGTCATGTAACCAAGAAAGGAAGAATTTAAAGGGCTTCCACAGTTTTGGATGAGAATAGTCTGTGATAAGAATAATGTGACAATGATCACTACCCAGTTTATTTAAATGAACCAACTTAGAGTCTTGAAATTGAGAATTCCAATCAGCATTAGCAAGAGCCATATCAATTCTAGACCTCTTCTTTCCAGCGCCCATATTGTTGCTTGACCATGTATGTTCTCTTCTTACAAACCACATGTCATCTAAACCAACTTCTTGAAGAATAGAGTGAACTAGACCATTTCCTGAAGTAGAAGCTGAAGAAAAATTATCCATCAAATCAAAATTAAGGTCACCAAGTTGAACCCATGGTTGAGAGATGTTTATACCAATTTCCTTAATAAATTCCAATTGATCCTTCTTTTTAGAATAATTGTAGTATCCACACATACAAGATAATAACCATTCATGTTGCCTGGGATCACTCTAGACTATTGCATGTATCATGTTATTTTCATAAGAAACAATATCACAAACAAAGTCATTTTTTCACATAAGCACTAGCCCACCAGATAAAGCAATTGGCTGTAGGTACCTAATATTTGGAAAGCTGAAAGGAGCCAATAATGTTCCCATTTTATCTTTAGGTTACTTAATTCACATAGAAATATAATGTCAGGATTTTGGGTTCTAATGAGGTCTCTAAGATGATATATAATGGCTGGGGTATTAAGACCTTGATCATTCCCGGAAATGACTTTCATCGCATAGGTATTGATAAATGAAAACAAACCTAATTTTATGTACTTGACGTAAAAACTAAAGTTAACCTAAACTAATTTTATGCATGGAAAAAAAGCTTTTGAATTGCTTACTGCATGAAAGTACTTAAATTGAACTGGATGACCTTCGATTACCTGTTAGTGAAATAATAAATGCAATACTAGaataacaaaccctaaaaataatAAATGCTTGGCTGAAAATAATAACAATGAAAATTAAATGTGTTAAGATTAAGAGAAAAAATGATACCTGATCCCCCTTACACGTATAGAATCCgattaaccatacaagagagatATACGACCAAGTATAAGGAGACATACCTTCTTTGAGGAACTTGAGATTCTCAgttttagttttttaatttttcctgGAGCGTTATTCGACCCTTTATCAAAATATCCAATACCCAGTAAGGGTGTGTTAGACATCTAGAAATAAACAGATAAAAGTCACCACTCATACACGATTATATCCCAATCTCTGTATCTTGTCATATTTGAAAAGGAAAGGGTACCAAGTAAATcatcaactttttcgttcgacaacctgtatggacaaaacctaatacgattgcaagtagaccaacttaatgatccttgacaatatgtatatagagtttttatctctatatcttctcaatcagaaagtctagaaAATAGagtttgtgaacctgattgtaaagaagagtacttggacgatcccaaaaatcgatatccaagatcaatctaatcgtatccaaataatctaatcggaattctgccaagtatggaacttcttatctatctttcaagatacaaattctacaagaacaagtctcgtaatcgatcacaatttaTATGGACGTATCGACCAcaattaatatgcatgaaaaaaaaatagcaagatttATCTCATTGAGCAtattatttaaatatttttttaacatCCCTCTGGTACAGAATTGCCAGAAATAAAATACACAAGACAGACAGTTATTCAATCGTTCTATGAAAATGGCAGGGAATTTTAATAAGGTATCATGCAATAGACTTTTTTTGCCTCAGTAAACATCAGGTCTAAAGAGATTTCCAGGAATTAACTCATGCATGCAAGAAAAATGCGGATATAAATTACCTTAGCATCTGTGAATTCTCCTCCAAGGTATTGTTTGGAGACAATATTACCACTCACAGTTGATCACATGGAATAGGATGATGAAAGCCTATCAATCAGGGTGCTCCTCCAAAAGTGGTAGAGAATAGGGACAATACCAATCAAACCTACTATGACTcccattaatttcattttgtcttttatCTGGAATCCAATGCAATCATATGAAATTGACACAACCCATATCACATTAATATTTTCTGCACATATATCATGAGGTTGGCACAACTGCATACAACGAGTACAATTCAATCAGCATAAATAtttttgctaattgatttgataATCCAaaacaattatcaaaataaatgtaAAAGGTAAAATTCTACCGCATTATTAGTGTTGATTTGCGGTAAAACTTAATAGCTCATCATCCTGTAACATTAGATTTGGGCAAACATACATATGCTAATATTCTGTAAAAATTAGAAATTGTAGAAATGAAGTACTTATAAGATCTGAGAGTGCTAGTTACAGCTACATTTTTGAACGTCAGTAAATGGAGGGGAGCACCGAATTCTGCAGTCTACGCAACTCTGCCAGACTTCATCGTATATTGCAAGATTTCGCACGTTTTGATCCACAATTACAGGTAGTTTCCACGGTAAGAGAACATGAGGTTGTAAATGGTGATATCGTTTTCTTGTCTCGAGTTTTGACTAATAATTAGAGAATGCCAAGGTACAGTGCATCAATTATATATACATTTATAATGGTGGTGGGGCAATGATCACGGACTCATAGGAGCCCTTGATACCTCCACATAACTTAAGCCATACTGTAATAGGGCGTTTGCTTTAAAAGTGAATTTCATCATGACATATTTTTAAGCCGACAACAACCAACCTAACCTTCTCTTCCATTGAATTCAACATTCTTTTTTTTCTCATTTAAGCCGACAACAACCACCAAACCTACTTCTCTAACTGTACCATGGGCTGCAGCTTGAACAAACAGGCTAGGAAAAAAGAGTCATGCAGACAGACTTTTGTAAGAGCTTTAACAGAAAAGATCATACTCTTGGAAGAGGATACGAGTGAAATAAGAAGGAAAAGAGGAAAGGAAAGTGAAGTTCATGAGCAACAAGTTAGAGCATTTGAGGCGAAACAAACTGGATGGGTATATGAGAGAAAAAGATTGAGAGAAGAAATTAAGCAGTTGAAAAAAGAGTCGGAAGAAAAAGATAGAAGAATTCAAAGGTTAATCCAGAACAATAGCATCAACTATGATCAGCATAATATGACCATTGATGAAGAAAATTATAAAGGAAAGGACTGGCAGCATATGGGAGCTAGTTACAACTACCTGATGATGATGGAGCACATGAGAGAAGAACAATTACGTCGAGAAGAGGCTATCGAGAAATGGAAACGACTTTACCTTGCTATCAAGACGGAACTCGACGACCTCATTGAGAGAACCTGCCGAGGTAATGATTTACCATTCTCAATTTTCTCTGCAGTAACTCACTGCATGACTACTAATACAGATGTTTTCAGAATCACATAGGAAAGTGATAATTAAATCATGAAATCAAGATGACAAAAACAAATCTTTGAATCAACAAATAGGCGCCACTGGACTATATAGTTTTTGCTCTCAAATTTTTTTATAGTAGATTAGTAGTAATATTAGTGATGACATCCCGTTTCACCTGCACTTTTctatcaattttttttctcttgttccaacAAATGATGTACCATGGGAAAAAGCAAACGGAATCAAGTCTACCTGCAGAATTCTGGCATATATAATCTCGTTCAAATTTAGTTCTATCAtgtgaatttattttctttcagtTGACTCGAAAAGTATTAATGCCTACTCACATGGTCATCTATTCCATTGTCATGTAGGAGATACTCATATGATTACGAATTCCTGTCACTTTAAGTAAATTCCCACCACAATGATGGATATGAAAAAGTTAAGGGAAATAGAGAAAAACTAACCTGCCACTGCCTTTTTTGTCTTATGTTTATCAGTGAGTGTATTGACTTGATAACATGTAATGTGCTTTTTGTATGTATGTTTCATATTTCTTATAGATAGGTAAACTAGAGCTATCACAAATCAGTGAAAGAAACAACTCCATACTTCTCGTCTATAAACCAATTTTACTAAGACACGGTTCCATCATGTTTCCATCAAGTTAAGCCAAATTAGATAAAACGAACTGAggattaatttttctttttgttttgctgtttttttttttttttcctttctggtGTGTTAGCCTGTTTGTTTCCTCAAGAAATTTCTGACGTATTTTGGCTTGCAGGGGGGAGAGGATACTGGAGAGTAGAAGATGAGACAACGGAAGAACTCCAAAGGGAAGTGAAGGCTAAGGAAGAAACAATCGCAGTCTTAAAAGCACGATTAGCTGCCAGTGAAGAAGAGGGAAGAAAAATGAAGACAGAAGTTGATATACTCAGGCAAAGCTCAAGAATAATGAGCCATGCAAAAAGAATTAAAAACGTCATGAGACCTATTTCTCGACGCCTGCGCTTATGAAAATAACAATATCAAAAGTCACCCTACAAATGCCTAAGTACTTGGAAATGGATAGTGTATCGATGTGCTTGAAATCGAAATGTTGTATCCACAGAGCAGATGTGTGATGATATTGATGTGTGATATCAATGTACTTGAAATCATTCCATGTGTAAATTATTTAATACACATAATTTTTATCGAGTCAATATGAATTTTTATGCTGCTTTGGGGCTAATTCTTGTTGTGCGGAATGACAAATTTTTACACTAAATTGATTATAACATACCCGGTATAAACTAGTAACACCGGAAATGGACATAAAAATGAGCTTTGTTGATTTGATTCGATGTGTAAGTTTTGTTGCAGTTGAGGGTTGTGGATTCAATTGCTAGAAAAATATGCAGGGAAGTAGAGATTCACTTGGCAGCATGGGAAATACAGGAACTGAAGTTTGAGTTGTGAGTTCTGCAAAAACTGAAAGTCGTGCTCCCTATCCATTTATGTGTCAGCTATCAAGAtagtaagaaaaaaaagaaaatcataaatgaaaatgatttatgggaaaaatatgctttagtccaaaatcccatccaaatatactagttagtccacACCCTTTCAACcaggtacaatttagtccaaagttatttaaaatatcaaaaatacacatataaccttgctgatttacaatttagtccaaatatttacagcATGACTTATGATGATGTCAgtcattttaaataatataaaaataatcaagaaaataatttatctcttgaaccgtttgtccaaaatttgcaaactttatatattcggaaagctctttccgagagctataaaaagagtacccatatgactatgtaattctcattttttaaaaatattagttaacactggtgtacaaacatgtacacatctacaaaaatccaAAGACAAGACAAGGACCACAAGGTGCGCCAGTTTGTACAACACATACAATTAGAATCGTCCACCTAAGCACCACTAACGCTCTTTCTGAGACCTgcgaaaagagtacccatatgactacaATTTTCATTTATAACAAAATAATTTTCTTTATCCTATCTGATGGGTACAAAAAAGTAAGCATACACAAAATTTTCACAAGCTCATGGAGTCATTTTTTCACATGCACTATTTTGTACACACCTAGAAAAAAAATGCATGAAATCGATCATTCATAAACccacacaaacctactttttcatgagaaTTACATAGTGCATCAATATGTTCACCCATGCGAAACATGCCTAAAATCGATCCTCCATAACCACACAAAAACCTACTTTTACATGGAAAATACACTggtgcaccaatgtgtacactccctgcaaaacatgcataaaactgACCATTCATAACCACATACATGCCTACTTTTTCATGAGAATTCCACTGgtacaccaatatgtacacctttGTAAAACATGCAGCAAAACGATCATTCTAGACTTAGTAAGTCTAGGTGATTAAAACTAAACATATCCATTTAGTTATACAAACAAGTAAAACAGTGTTTACCCATAAACATGTGGTGGCACCTCCATTCTTTTTCATGCAAAACTTTATCATTCCATTCTTCAGTAGGAGGTTGTACACATACCTTGTACACATACAAAAAGACTACATTAAAGGCATCTCTTGGATTTAGAGGTTGTAATTTCCCATACCACCAAATGAATTATCTTAAACTTTGATGACATGCTAAGCACGACTATCTGATTCATCAAGGATGTGACAAAATCGTTTGCAGAGTATATATACTACGGGCTCGATACCTTAACAAAGAGTGTGAAATCATTTTTCATTTCCATTTATGTATCATAAGTTGTACGAGAAATGTATGAAGACAGTGTTCTACAATACAAAAAGAGTACAAGAAAATAAGTGTGAAAGTGGTTTACATCATATTATTAAATTTTATGGAAAGTGGCAAACAAAGAAGTAAAACTGACTCGACTTGACAAAACTAGCAGTTTCTAATGCCCAGAAACGAAAGTTTCTGATGTCGAATACGGTCAGATCAGTCTATATGAGATCATTttattatgtacacattaataatcGACGTGTACAATTACGTACACATTAAAAAATcgaggtgtacaactatgtacacattaagaattgacatgtgtacaactaagtcattcaaaaaatgataaaaaataaGGATATTATTATTAGGTAGGTAAGAAGTTAAATTGAACTAAATGCATCGTCTTAGCGGAGCTAACCTCTCCTCCCTTCTGGCATGTTTTTTTCTTTGCTAGCATTGTTCTTAAATAATACATGATGCCTGGTGGTTTGAATGGGTACTCCAGAGGTAACTTAATCTTCTTGTGGTGGAATCCACCTTTGATAAATGAGAAAGAAAACCCAAGAACGATAGATATGGGTAAAGCTCAAGAGTCATCCATATCAGATGAGCTAGTGACCAACAAGGATCCTTCAGTAGAGTTGAAAATTGATGTATAATCTTATTAGACAGTAGGAAACATTTAATATACCTGCAATGGTGTGCCTTCACTTCCTTCCGGAGCATAACTCTGAAGTGAAGAAAAAAGTCAACAGTAAAAGTAATAAGCATAAAACAACAAGAACgggaagaaaaaaaggaaagaaaaaaatccaTATGGTCGGAAACTAGGAGTACATACACCGATACACGTGCAAAATGACAATAAACTTCATACAAGGTGTACTGCTGCCAAATAGGGTACACATGACATTTCTCAAGTTTTTCTAGACTAACTAATTAACTCAACTCCATATCcaaaatggtgtacaactatgtacacatgagAATGGTGTACACCTATATACATATCTACAAAAATCTAACATCCACCCCACAAAACATTGCATATATTGTTAAGATatcacaatggtgtacaactatgtacacgccTATAGACCTAGAGACCCATTCATCACCGAGCATACTAGTGTACAAAAATGTACACATCTAtaaaaacataagaaaatctaGCATTCATAATCCAAAATGAAGATTATAATTTGCTTTGTCCATTCATCACCAAGTGAAATTGCGGTGTACAATAATGTGCACATCCTATATGAATGAACAAGTCATTTTAATTCTCTCTTAAGTCATCACCATGAACAAGTGTACAATCAAGTACACCTTGATGTGTCCTAACAACTTATTAGTCTTATACCTCCTACATTAATATCTAGCATTCAACTTTTCAAATGCTATATTAATTACGTCCCCCATCTTTTCAGGCTATTTCTAAGCCGATTTaactaaaaaaaaatgagaagttaCATACATTTATGCTTTTCAGGTAATTAGATAAAACGTGTAGTATAAGAGAACTTGCTTTTTTATTTGCTTAATCGTAAAAAGGGTAGATTAAAAGatgtttttttttactaaaagacGTCACAAAGATGATTCAAAATTAACCTTACTTTTACATCTTGCATCCCTTTCTCGATATTAACAGTGATGAAGTACCCCTCTGTTTCATATTTGACATTTGGACATTCCTCACAAACCTTAAAAGTGCATATTAACAGAAAAATATTAAGAGGTGTATCAGTCTCTTACTCTCAGTAACCTCCACAGAACAGTGTCTAATCACTTAGAAAGCCAATATTTTGGTGCTTGCGTATTAAGGCTCTCAAAACGGAAAGAAGTGATCTTATTTTGTGCAGCACGACTCCAATTAAGTTTCATAAtttgattttatgataatttctgaCAATGCATACCTGCCCTGTCATCTATTGGAACACTCCAGGGCATATTTGCATGTGATAAGACTTCATTTCTACAATTACAACGTCTCTTACCAGGTCTCATCTTTAAGAAAGTTTTTCTCCCTccaaacatgattagattcattaTAATACacatcaattattgaaacatttttGATGTCCACAACCCAGATCCAAGAATAAGAATAGTCGTACCTTCAAAGTGCCTCCCATGTAAAAGTCTTCTAGCGAAGCATCCGAATCAAAAATCACATCATCTCCTTTTACAACCTTttcttcctcttctagttcacctcCCCACCAAAGACACTAAACACAAATATTCAGTTCATTAACAATCGAAAAAAAGAGCATCAATCCATATTTCAATAAAAGTGTATCCATTTAAA comes from Papaver somniferum cultivar HN1 chromosome 7, ASM357369v1, whole genome shotgun sequence and encodes:
- the LOC113293037 gene encoding trichohyalin-like → MGCSLNKQARKKESCRQTFVRALTEKIILLEEDTSEIRRKRGKESEVHEQQVRAFEAKQTGWVYERKRLREEIKQLKKESEEKDRRIQRLIQNNSINYDQHNMTIDEENYKGKDWQHMGASYNYLMMMEHMREEQLRREEAIEKWKRLYLAIKTELDDLIERTCRGGRGYWRVEDETTEELQREVKAKEETIAVLKARLAASEEEGRKMKTEVDILRQSSRIMSHAKRIKNVMRPISRRLRL